In Gorilla gorilla gorilla isolate KB3781 chromosome 12, NHGRI_mGorGor1-v2.1_pri, whole genome shotgun sequence, the following are encoded in one genomic region:
- the ACP1 gene encoding low molecular weight phosphotyrosine protein phosphatase isoform X3, with protein MAEQATKSVLFVCLGNICRSPIAEAVFRKLVTDQNISENWRVDSAATSGYEIGNPPDYRGQSCMKRHGIPMSHVARQVPSLDLKLCVLCFSGSLTAVLFLTGTWAGPQTQEL; from the exons ATGGCGGAACAGGCTACCAAGTCCGTGCTGTTTGTGTGTCTGG gtaacatTTGTCGATCACCCATTGCAGAAGCAGTTTTCAGGAAACTTGTAACCGATCAAAACATCTCAGAGAAT TGGAGGGTAGACAGCGCGGCAACTTCCGGGTATGAGATAGGGAACCCCCCTGACTACCGAGGGCAGAGCTGCATGAAGAGGCACGGCATTCCCATGAGCCACGTTGCCCGGCAGGTACCGTCCTTGGACTTGAAGTTGTGTGTTTTGTGTTTCAGTGGGTCATTGACAGCGGTGCTGTTTCTGACTGGAACGTGGGCCGGTCCCCAGACCCAAGAGCTGTGA